From a region of the Sesamum indicum cultivar Zhongzhi No. 13 linkage group LG3, S_indicum_v1.0, whole genome shotgun sequence genome:
- the LOC105159532 gene encoding gibberellin-regulated protein 9, producing the protein MKLLSVLLVTILFLQAFLEASSTVSDAAHSLSQEDVGGNVGGILKKHQPQKINCNYACSRRCSKTSRKNVCHRACKSCCERCHCVPPGTYGNKDLCPCYANLRTHGNKPKCP; encoded by the exons ATGAAGCTCCTCTCAGTTTTGCTTGTAACCATTCTATTCCTACAG GCTTTTCTGGAGGCATCATCGACTGTCAGTGATGCAGCTCATTCTCTTTCTCAG GAGGATGTGGGAGGAAATGTTGGAGGGATTTTAAAGAAACATCAACCTCAGAAAATCA ACTGCAATTACGCATGCTCAAGAAGATGCAGTAAGACGTCAAGAAAGAACGTGTGCCATCGAGCATGCAAGAGCTGCTGTGAGAGGTGCCATTGCGTTCCACCAGGAACTTATGGCAACAAAGACCTCTGCCCCTGCTATGCCAATCTAAGAACACACGGAAATAAGCCCAAGTGCCCTTGA
- the LOC105159613 gene encoding leucine-rich repeat receptor-like tyrosine-protein kinase PXC3 encodes MMRRLVYAAPLLFIFLLYLQLVSSQLPSDQVSAMIRVYEIFQNNSGPGPSFVWNDVGKYSNPCSWKGVYCSHDNSSINKLSFSLFSISTSEFLSPLCTFPTLESLDVSNNQLSSIPDEFFTGCGVISGLKLLNFSKNKLDGSLPTFSGFRMLEYLDFSHNSLKGEIRLQLDGLDSLRTLNLSHNIFTGTVPTNLGKLNLLEELQLSANFFSGEIPPQIIRHRNLRLIDLSFNGLSGSIPQELGELTRLETLLLSVNNLSGGIPSSLSNVTTLLRFAANQNKFNGTIPSGITSYLGSLDLSFNKLTGTIPSDLLSGSNLQSLDLSYNELEGSIPANISTRLFRLRLGSNSLNGMLPAGSLSSLVELMYLELDNNSLTGPLPSELGMCKQLALLNLAQNRLTGLLPPDLGNITNLQVLNLQLNKFVGEIPPQITMLNRLQKLNMSRNSLNGSIPMSISSLNNLANLDLQGNNLIGPIPDSIGSIDSLRELQLGKNQLSGQVPTMPQKLQIALNLSYNLFSGPIPITLSRLMELEVLDLSNNRFSGKIPEFLSGMTSLTQLVLSNNELSGLIPTFGNYVAVDTKGNKDLIYPKSNPPPAPQRKRKSLTSDVVIAVASAAMAIGLLMIIAVFISRKYNRINDENMQAVEDSAPPEVVRGNLLTPNSIHRSNIDFRKAMKAVADPSNIMLKTRFSTYYKAMMPSGVSYFVKKLNWSDKIFQLGSHEKFGEELEVLGKLCNSNVMVPLAYVLTVDSAYLFLDWASRYSIAIGVSQGLAFLHERNSGPILLLDLSSRSIMLKSLNEPQVGEIELCKVIDPLKSTSNLSTVAGSVGYIPPEYAYTMRVTAAGNVYSFGVVLLELLTGKPAVSGGTELTKWVLSNSKQQNKWDQILDFNVSKTSLAVRSQMLAVLKVALACVSASPESRPKMKSVLRMLLNAR; translated from the exons ATGATGAGGAGGCTTGTTTATGCTGCTCCTCTACTGTTCATCTTTTTGCTTTACCTTCAGTTGGTGTCTTCTCAATTGCCTTCTGATCAGGTCAGTGCCATGATTAGAGTTTATGAAATCTTTCAGAATAATAGCGGCCCTGGCCCTTCCTTTGTCTGGAATGATGTTGGGAAATACTCAAATCCTTGTTCATGGAAGGGGGTCTATTGCAGTCATGATAATTCTTCCATAAACAAGCTTTCTTTCAGTTTGTTCTCAATATCTACCTCTGAATTTCTTTCACCTCTGTGCACCTTTCCTACTTTAGAGTCTCTTGATGTTTCTAACAATCAATTGAGCTCTATCCCGGATGAGTTCTTTACTGGTTGTGGGGTGATCAGTGGGTTGAAACTGTtgaattttagtaaaaataagTTGGATGGTTCTTTGCCTACTTTCAGTGGTTTTAGAATGTTGGAGTACTTGGATTTTTCTCACAATTCACTCAAAGGGGAGATTCGTTTACAGTTGGATGGACTGGATTCTCTTAGGACTCTGAACCTTAGCCACAATATATTCACAGGAACTGTTCCCACAAACCTCGGAAAGTTGAATCTTTTAGAGGAACTTCAGCTTTCTGCCAATTTTTTTAGTGGTGAAATTCCGCCACAGATTATAAGACACAGAAATCTGAGGTTGATTGATCTCAGTTTCAATGGACTCTCAGGCTCGATTCCACAAGAATTGGGGGAACTCACCAGGTTGGAAACATTGTTGCTATCTGTCAACAATTTGTCCGGTGGAATTCCCTCATCACTTTCCAATGTCACAACACTCCTGAGATTTGCAgcaaatcaaaacaaatttaatgggACTATTCCATCTGGGATTACTTCGTACCTCGGAAGTTTAGACCTAAGTTTTAATAAGCTGACAGGAACAATCCCATCTGATTTGCTATCCGGCTCCAATCTGCAGTCTCTCGACTTGTCATACAATGAACTGGAAGGCTCAATACCTGCAAACATTTCAACTAGGTTATTCAGATTGAGATTAGGAAGCAATTCTCTCAATGGGATGCTTCCGGCTGGATCATTGAGTAGTCTTGTAGAATTGATGTACTTGGAGCTGGATAACAACAGCTTGACTGGACCATTACCTTCTGAATTGGGTATGTGCAAACAGTTGGCTCTTTTGAACTTAGCCCAGAATAGATTGACAGGCCTGCTGCCTCCTGATTTGGGCAATATAACCAATCTTCAGGTTTTGAATCTTCAGTTGAACAAGTTTGTTGGAGAAATCCCACCACAGATTACAATGTTAAATAGACTGCAGAAACTGAATATGAGCAGGAACTCACTGAATGGTTCGATACCCATGTCGATTTCAAGTTTGAATAATCTTGCAAACTTGGACTTGCAAGGTAATAATCTCATTGGTCCTATACCCGATTCCATTGGGAGCATAGATTCTCTGAGAGAACTCCAGCTGGGAAAGAACCAACTTAGTGGACAAGTTCCAACCATGCCACAAAAACTGCAAATTGCATTGAATCTGAGCTACAATCTCTTTAGTGGACCTATTCCTATTACTCTGTCAAGATTGATGGAATTGGAGGTTTTGGACCTATCTAACAATAGATTTTCGGGCAAGATACCAGAGTTCCTGTCTGGAATGACCAGCTTAACTCAATTGGTACTATCGAACAACGAACTCTCTGGACTTATTCCAACATTTGGGAATTATGTTGCAGTTGATACAAAGGGAAATAAGGATCTGATTTATCCGAAATCAAATCCTCCTCCTGCACCCCAAAGAAAGAGGAAATCACTTACCTCAGACGTTGTCATTGCAGTTGCAAGTGCTGCCATGGCTATTGGTTTATTGATGATCATAGCTGTattcatttcaagaaaatataacaggatcaatgatgaaaatatgcAGGCTGTAGAAGATTCTGCTCCCCCAGAGGTCGTCCGTGGAAACTTATTGACTCCAAACAGCATCCACAGGTCAAATATTGATTTCAGGAAAGCAATGAAAGCAGTGGCTGATCCCTCAAATATCATGTTGAAGACAAGATTCTCAACTTACTATAAAGCTATGATGCCATCAGGCGTCAGTTATTTTGTTAAGAAGCTTAACTGGAGTGACAAGATATTCCAATTGGGAAGCCATGAAAAGTTTGGGGAGGAGCTGGAAGTTCTTGGAAAGTTGTGTAATTCAAATGTGATGGTCCCACTTGCATATGTCTTGACAGTAGACAGTGCTTATCTTTTT CTAGATTGGGCGAGCCGTTACAGCATTGCTATTGGAGTCTCTCAGGGTTTGGCTTTTCTCCATGAGCGCAACTCTGGTCCAATTCTTCTCCTTGATCTTTCAAGCAGAAGTATCATGTTGAAGTCCCTGAATGAGCCTCAAGTTGGAGAGATTGAGCTGTGCAAAGTGATTGATCCTTTAAAGAGCACCAGCAATCTTTCTACTGTTGCTGGTTCTGTTGGTTATATTCCTCCAG AGTATGCTTACACGATGAGAGTCACAGCAGCTGGAAACGTCTACAGCTTCGGTGTTGTTCTGCTGGAACTGCTGACTGGTAAGCCTGCAGTTAGTGGAGGAACTGAACTAACCAAATGGGTGTTAAGCAACTCCAAGCAACAAAACAAATGGGaccaaattcttgattttaatgtTAGTAAGACATCACTTGCTGTTAGAAGCCAGATGTTGGCAGTCCTCAAGGTGGCTTTAGCTTGTGTTAGCGCCTCACCAGAGTCAAGGCCAAAGATGAAAAGTGTGCTGCGAATGCTACTGAATGCAAGGTGA
- the LOC105159531 gene encoding uncharacterized protein LOC105159531, which produces MALFRQSGIGSGLRNGVSSDHFSVGVRGSSRHLHHRRSKAPPPYKISIGFCVLTLSLILSISALFYLLLQRKGGEINRREAHGDDMGIDSDFLRNVTRTGMSKELKFGHRSVAQGQDSHYWDKDDRRRDENYNEVELERGRDDSVDKVRSPVKNRYSKSSFGKSHKVLGHQGNGLYNEAGRNELKMYEAEFEASLKKIGESTDVQGKRNQQSWNTDGRNLTAVTDADEYDDGIDLQDDQMEGYDDVVHDERVKSGATKPSAIDVESSHAHHARKKNQDVIEEADKASKDLYNEKSLSNSQHSNVDGHSGHAGFAEDQPVRPQRFSGSKKKPKNRKFSGTCEMKISNSTALLVEPLESRKFARFSLQYTEKEEKPIQDEKWEPRFAGHQSLTKREESFIAQDQKINCGFVKGPRGWPSTGFDLAEDDAKYISSCHIAVISCIFGNSDRLRSPMWKTVSRLSRKNVCFVMFVDEVTLQTLLSEGQMPDTMGFVGLWKIVVVKNLPYSDMRRVGKIPKLLPHRLFPSARYSIWLDSKLRLQLDPLLILEYFLWRKGYEYAISNHYDRHCLWEEVAQNKKLNKYNQSVIDEQFAFYQADGMRRFNASDTNKLLPSNVPEGSFIVRAHTPMSNLFSCLWFNEVERFTPRDQLSFAYTYHKLRKMNPGKRFYLNMFKDCERRKIAKLFHHRSEERRKTPQH; this is translated from the exons ATGGCTCTTTTCAGGCAATCCGGCATCGGCAGTGGGTTGCGAAACGGAGTCTCGTCAGATCACTTTTCAGTCGGTGTGCGGGGCAGTTCGAGGCACTTACACCACCGGCGATCAAAGGCCCCGCCACCTTATAAGATCTCGATTGGGTTCTGCGTTTTGACGCTCTCTCTAATTCTCTCTATCTCGGCTTTATTCTATTTGTTGCTGCAGAGAAAAG GTGGGGAAATAAATAGACGTGAAGCTCATGGTGATGACATGGGCATAGACTCGGATTTTCTCAGAAATGTGACACGAACTGGAATGTCCAAAGAGCTCAAGTTTGGCCACAGATCAGTTGCTCAAGGCCAGGATTCACACTATTGGGACAAAGATGATAgaagaagagatgaaaattataatgaggTGGAACTGGAGCGAGGCCGGGATGATTCTGTGGATAAGGTTCGTTCTCCAGTAAAAAACAGATATAGTAAGTCTTCTTTTGGAAAATCTCATAAAGTCTTGGGTCACCAAGGAAATGGCTTATACAATGAGGCTGGACGCAACGAATTGAAAATGTATGAAGCTGAATTTGAGGCCTCTTTAAAGAAAATAGGGGAGTCTACAGATGTGCAAGGTAAAAGAAACCAGCAATCTTGGAATACTGATGGAAGGAACCTTACAGCAGTAACTGATGCCGATGAATATGATGACGGTATTGATTTACAGGATGATCAAATGGAAGGATATGATGATGTTGTGCATGATGAAAGGGTCAAGTCTGGTGCCACTAAACCCAGTGCGATTGATGTTGAATCTTCTCATGCTCATCATGCGAGAAAGAAGAACCAAGATGTCATTGAGGAGGCTGATAAAGCTTCCAAAGATTTGTATAATGAGAAATCTCTTTCAAATTCCCAGCACTCTAATGTTGACGGTCATTCTGGACATGCGGGTTTTGCTGAAGATCAACCTGTCCGTCCTCAAAGGTTCTCAGGTTCCAAAAAGAAGCCAAAAAATCGAAAATTTTCTG GAACTTGTGAGATGAAAATTTCCAATTCAACTGCACTACTCGTGGAGCCTTTAGAAAGTCGAAAATTTGCAAGATTTTCCTTGCAATatacagaaaaagaagagaagccCATTCAAGATGAGAAATGGGAGCCTAGATTTGCTGGACATCAGTCACTCACGAAACGGGAAGAATCTTTTATTGCTCAAGATCAGAAAATTAACTGTGGCTTTGTGAAAGGTCCTAGAGGGTGGCCAAGTACAGGATTTGACTTGGCAGAAGATGATGCGAAATACATTAGTAGTTGTCACATTGCTGTTATCTCTTGCATCTTCGGGAATTCTGATCGATTGAGATCTCCAATGTGGAAAACG GTCTCTCgtttatcaagaaaaaatgtatGCTTTGTCATGTTCGTGGACGAAGTAACTTTGCAAACTCTTTTATCAGAAGGCCAAATGCCTGATACAATGGGCTTTGTTGGATTGTGGAAGATTGTGGTCGTGAAGAATCTTCCTTACAGTGATATGAGGAGAGTGGGGAAGATTCCTAAACTTTTGCCTCACCGACTATTTCCTTCTGCCAG GTACTCAATTTGGCTGGATAGCAAACTCCGTCTCCAACTTGATCCTTTGCTTATATTGGAATACTTCCTCTGGAGAAAAGGTTATGAATATGCTATCTCCAATCACTATGACCGCCATTGTTTGTGGGAAGAGGTCGCGCAAAATAAGAAGCTTAACAAGTACAACCAGAGTGTTATAGATGAACAATTTGCGTTTTATCAAGCAGATGGAATGAGAAGATTCAATGCATCAGACACTAACAAGCTTCTGCCTAGCA ATGTACCAGAAGGGTCTTTCATTGTCAGGGCTCATACACCAATGTCAAACTTGTTTTCCTGCCTTTGGTTTAATGAGGTTGAACGGTTTACGCCCCGTGACCAGCTAAGTTTTGCCTATACATACCACAAGTTGAGAAAGATGAATCCTGGGAAACGCTTTTATCTCAATATGTTCAAG GACTGCGAACGACGAAAGATTGCCAAGTTGTTCCATCACAGATCGGAGGAGAGGAGGAAAACCCCCCAACATTAG
- the LOC105159528 gene encoding beta-amyrin 28-oxidase-like has protein sequence MDALAREHMDREWTPNALVNVVPLSKKYTFDLACKLFLDVVDVEDIKRLSDPFSLATQGMLGVPINLPGMAYNRAIRGGKMIRKELIRIINERRKKLLEKKETRHQDLLSKMLLVTDENGQFYSEMEISNNIVGFLVASFDATSSAVSSVINYLAHLPHIYEQVLKEQMEIAKSKGPDELLTWEDIQKMKYSWNVARESLRLGPSSQGGFRETTTEFTYAGFTIPKGWKTHWTVHSSHRNPEYFPEPEKFDPSRFDGSGPPPYTFVPFGGGPRMCPGREYAKLEILVFMHNVVRRFKLEKAIPNEPVDGLAVRLQPHEN, from the exons ATGGATGCTCTGGCTCGTGAGCATATGGATCGTGAATGGACCCCAAATGCGCTAGTGAATGTTGTCCCCTTGTCAAAGAAATACACCTTTGATCTGGCATGCAAATTGTTTCTGGATGTGGTGGATGTGGAGGACATAAAGAGGTTATCTGATCCCTTTTCTCTTGCGACGCAAGGAATGTTGGGTGTGCCTATAAACTTGCCAGGCATGGCTTACAATCGTGCCATCAGAGGTGGTAAAATGATCCGCAAAGAGCTGATAAGGATCATCAACGAGAGGAGGAAGAAGCTGTTGGAGAAGAAGGAGACCAGGCATCAAGATTTACTATCAAAGATGCTACTTGTGACAGATGAAAACGGCCAGTTTTATAGTGAAATGGAGATTTCTAACAACATTGTTGGCTTTCTAGTGGCTAGCTTCGACGCCACAAGCTCAGCAGTCAGTTCTGTCATAAATTACCTTGCACACCTTCCTCACATATATGAACAAGTTTTGAAAG AACAAATGGAGATTGCAAAATCAAAAGGGCCTGATGAGCTATTGACATGGGAAGATATACAGAAAATGAAGTACTCCTGGAACGTTGCACGTGAATCGCTCAGGTTAGGGCCTTCTTCACAAGGAGGTTTCAGAGAGACCACAACAGAGTTCACCTATGCTGGTTTCACCATCCCTAAGGGATGGAAG ACGCATTGGACAGTCCATTCATCGCACAGGAATCCTGAATACTTCCCAGAACCGGAAAAGTTTGATCCATCTAGATTTGATGGAAGTGGACCACCTCCTTACACGTTCGTGCCGTTTGGTGGAGGCCCCAGAATGTGCCCCGGAAGAGAGTATGCTAAGCTTGAAATTCTGGTTTTCATGCACAATGTGGTGAGGAGGTTCAAACTTGAAAAGGCAATCCCAAATGAGCCAGTAGACGGACTTGCAGTCCGCCTCCAGCCTCATGAAAACTAA
- the LOC105159529 gene encoding uncharacterized protein LOC105159529, with amino-acid sequence MLGKFLASPLLTFDSTVGRSFCSYPDSASVAAENWLVNANLAIKFPSYVPRGHGIDNSPSRNWELRSTSQIQDAILSDEDKKTWESCRQALSAYGFSNEEEDKILGKAFGQIHSPYWGEERKKEVPKFEVVSEILNYLKDLGLADDDLGKLIKKFPEVLGCSLEHELKANVQILEKEWGIRGKTLRNLLLRNPRALGYNIDCKGDCMAQCTRCWARF; translated from the exons ATGCTGGGAAAATTTTTGGCTTCGCCTCTGCTGACATTTGATTCAACAGTTGGCAGAAGCTTCTGCTCTTAT CCTGATTCTGCCTCAGTAGCAGCCGAGAACTGGCTCGTTAATGCAAATCTTGCAATAAAATTTCCCTCATATGTCCCCCGTGGGCATGGGATAGACAATTCCCCATCTAGGAACTGGGAGTTGCGTTCTACTTCCCAAATTCAGGATGCAATTCTCAGTGACGAAGATAAGAAAACATGGGAATCATGTAGACAAGCTCTGTCTGCGTATGGTTTTTCTAATGAGGAAGAAGACAAGATCCTGGGAAAAGCTTTTGGTCAAATTCATTCTCCTTATTGGGGTGAGGAGCGGAAGAAGGAAGTTCCCAAGTTTGAGGTAGTAAGTGAAATACTAAATTATCTTAAGGATTTAGGCCTCGCTGATGATGATCTTGGCAAACTTATCAAGAAATTCCCTGAGGTACTTGGCTGTAGCTTAGAACATGAATTGAAAGCAAATGTACAGATTTTGGAAAAGGAATGGGGCATCAGAGGGAAAACACTGAGAAACCTCCTCCTCCGCAATCCCAGAGCGCTGGGTTATAACATTGATTGCAAAGGAGATTGCATGGCACAATGTACTCGCTGCTGGGCTCGGTTTTAA